Part of the Virgibacillus natechei genome is shown below.
TCAATCGCCAATCCTTTTAAAAGATAATGTATTTGTCTATCAATATAGGTTTCAAGGGTGAACTCCTTTTGTAGTATCCAACGTCTGAACCCCCACATTTGACCTTGAATAAAAATATTATTGGCTAATAGGTCTGCATCCAATTTAGAAATGTCGATCGGTAGGCAAGTGACAATAACACGTTCCAGCATACGAACCATGTCGCGTTCTTTTCGTAATACATAATCCTTGGATTCTTCTTTCAGCGACTTTACTTCCTGATACAATATAAGTACTTCCTCCTGCATGTCATCCATTAAACGAAAATAAGATTCTACCACGGAAACAAAGTTTTCAATAGACGGATGTTCTAAATCAATTTTCGCTTCCAGCCGGTCACGGACCTGATGGTGAATCGCATCAACAACGAGAAATAAAACATCCTCCTTTGTCCGAATATATTCATATAATGTACCGATGCTAAAGCCGGATTCTCTTGCAATTTCCCTTGTTGTCGTACGGTGAAAACCTTTTTCCTTAAAAAGCGTAATCGCTCCTTGAACGATTTGGCTGCGCCGTTTTTCTATTAGTTCCTGATCTTTTACAGAGGAAAGGATTTGGTCTTGTTTCATTTAACTTAGCTCCCCTCTTCCTTTTTCCATTTTTCGAACCAGTCACTTGCTAATTGATAAGGATCGCTCGTTGCTTCAATGGAAGGCAATTCTGCGTTATTATCGATAAAATACTTTACATCACGCCAAATTTCTTCACGAATAAGCTCGTATACTTCAAGCTCCTGTTGTCGGATGCGGCGATTTTCTCCTTCAGCAGTGCTGTATAGGTAGTCATAATGTTCTTTCATTTTTTCCCATAATTTGTCAATTCCCTTATTCTCTGTTGTAATCGTTTTGACGATGGCTGTTTCATGTTTCTCTGTAGCCGTCATCATAACCAGTTCCCTTAAAAGGGATTTCAATTTGCCAAAGCCTGGAAGGTCTGCCTTATTGATGATAAATAAATCGGCAATTTCCATAATCCCAGCTTTGAATATCTGCAAAACATCTCCACTGTTTGGTGTGAGCATCACAGCTGTGGTATCAACAATTTTCATGATATCAAGTTCCGATTGCCCAACACCAACCGTTTCCACGATTACAACATCAAATCCATATGCATCACACACACGGATCGCATCTTTTGTAGCTCGCGCCAAGCCACCTAAGCTTCCACGTGTCGCCATGCTGCGGATGTATACACCATCATCTGTGAAATGCTGATTCATACGGACCCGGTCCCCGAGTAATGCACCACCACTGAACGGGCTCGTCGGATCAACCGCAATGATCGCGACTGTTTTACCTTCATCGCGTATATGGGTGACCAAGCGATTTACCAGTGAGCTTTTCCCAGCTCCAGGTGATCCCGTAATTCCGACATAGCGCGCACCCTTTTTCAGCGAAAAAACATCACTGAGTAACTGGAGCTTTTCCGGATGATCATTTTCAATCATCGTAATTGCCCTAGCTAATGCGCGTATCTCTTTGTTCTGCATCCGTTGAACAATTTCGTGCATGACTTACACCCTTTCTACAATTTGACGCGAGGCTCTCCCGATTCGGCGGTACTGTCTCCCGGTTCGGTGCGCGGCTCTCCCGTTCCGAGTACTACTGCTACTCCACTCGCTATTTCGTCACCATTCTTCCAATAACCATACGTTGAATTTCATTTGTTCCTTCATAAATTTGGGTGATTTTCGCATCACGCATGTAGCGCTCTACGGGATAATCTTTCGTGTACCCATATCCGCCAAATACTTGGACTGCTTCTACTGTAATCCGCATCGCTGCATCTCCTGCGAATAATTTTGACATTGCAGATGCTTTTCCGTACGGTTTCCCTTGAGACTCTAGCCAAGCCGCCTGGTATGTCAGTAGACGTGAAGCCTCAATTTCTGTTGCCATATCTGCTAGCTTAAATGATATGCCTTGATTGTTCGCAATTGGTTTTCCGAATTGTTCCCGCTCTTTTGCATAATTTACAGATGCATCAAGTGCTCCTTGCGCAATTCCAAGTGCTTGTGATGCAATTCCGTTACGACCACCGTCAAGTGTCGTCATGGCTATTTTAAAGCCTTCTCCTTCAGCGCCGAGCATATTTTCCTTCGGGATACGGCAATTTTCAAATATGAGTTCTGTTGTTGGAGACGAACGAATTCCTAGCTTCTTCTCTTTTTTACCAAAGGTGAACCCCTCCGTTCCTTTTTCAACGATAAATCCACTAATTCCTTTATGTTTTGCATCGGCATCTGTTTTTGCAAATACAATATATATATCTGCAACACCACCATTGGTAATCCAGACTTTGCTTCCATTCAATATGTAGTCGTCCCCGTCTTCTTTGGCTGTTGTTTTCATTGCTACAACGTCACTGCCTGCTCCTGGCTCAGATAATGCATAGGCACCAAGTGCTTCTCCGGTAGCTAGACGAGATAGAAAGTTTTTCTTTTGTGCTTCTGTCCCGTACGTATACAACGGCCAACTTGCCAAGGATATATGCGCGGAGAGTGTTACACCTGTTGAGGCACACACGCGTGATAATTCCTCCACCGCAATACAATAACTCACATAATCGGAGCCAATTCCACCATATTCTTCTGGCCACGGGATTCCAGTTAATCCAAGTTCTGCCATCTTATCAAAAATTCCACGATCAAACCTTTCTTCCTCATCACGTTCTGCTGCCGTTGGTTCAACATCATTTACTGCAAAATCACGAACCATTTTACGCAACATTTCTTGTTCATCTGTTAATTGGAAATCCATAACGCTTCATCTCCTTAATCTTTTAGTAGGTTTTTTGCAATTACAATATGTTGGATTTCATTCGTTCCTTCATAAATCTCGGTAACTTTTGCATCTCGGAAAAATCGCTCTGCTGGATAATCTTCTGTATAACCATATCCACCGTATATTTGTACTGCCTCAATCGCTGCGTTCATCGCTGTTTTTGATGCATACATTTTTGCCATGGATGCCTCTTTACTACATGGTAGATCACGCTCAGCCATTGATGCAACATTATAGACTAATAGTTTTGCCGCTTCGACCTCTGTTGCCATATCTGCCAGTTTAAATGATATTCCTTGATTATTCGCAATTGGTTTGCCGAATTGTTCACGTTCTTTTGCATAGGCTATCGCATGTTCCAATGCTGCCTCGCCAATTCCTAGCGCTTGTGCGGCAATACCGATCCTTCCGACGTTCAGGTTAGCCATGGCAACGTTGAATCCATCCCCTTCATTTCCAAGAAGTTGCTCCTTGGGTATAACACATTGGTCAAAATTCAATTGAACCGTGCTTGAGCCATGTAGTCCCATTTTCTTTTCCTTTTTACCAATGACGAGTCCAGGTGTGTCTTTTTCCACAATGAATCCACTAATACCTTTTGGACCTTCACCCGTACGAGCAAATGTAATGTATGTATCTGCCATACCACCATTCGTAATGAATACTTTTGATCCATTTAAAATATAATGATCGCCGTCTTTCTTCGCTGTGGTCTTCATGCTCGCGACGTCAGAACCAGCTCCAGGTTCCGTTACAGCAAAAGCACCTAGGTATTCACCAGAAGCAAGCTTTGGTAAATAGTGATCCTTTTGATCCTCGGTTCCAAACTTAAGTATTGGATTTGTCCCAACAGATGTGTGTACAGATAAAATAACACCCAGTGTCGCACTTACTTTAGCTAGCTCGTTTATCGCAAGAATATAGGACGTATAATCCATGCCACTTCCGCCATACTTTTCAGGTATAGGAATCCCCATTAATCCAAGTTCACCCATCTTTTGAATAATTTCTTCTGGAAAGCGATCTTCCTGCTCCATTCGTTCCACTTCTTGTGCAACTTCTTTCTGGGCAAAATCTCGAACCATTTTACGCATCATTTCTTGCTCTTCTGTAAAATAAATATTCACCAGAGGTTGCTCTCCCTTCGTAAGTCATGTTTGTTATTATCTGTTAGAGGTTGTTAGTCATATAGGTAGAAACCTCGGCCGGATTTTTTCCCTAGCCAGCCTGCTTTTACATAGTTCCTGAGTAATGGACATGGGCGATATTTACTGTCGCCGAATCCGTCATGCAATACTTCCATGATGTAAAGACATGTATCCAGTCCAATAAAATCAGCTAAGGTTAGCGGTCCCATTGGATGATTCGTACCTAACTTCATGACTGTATCAATGTCTTCACGTGATGCAACGCCTTCGTGAAGCGTGAAAATAGCCTCATTGATCATCGGCATCAGAATACGATTGGATACAAATCCTGGAAAGTCTTCCACTTCTACTGGCGTTTTACTTAAATGGGTTGTCATCGTTTCAATCGCACCATAGGTTTCATCACTCGTTTGCAGTCCACGAATAATTTCCACCAGCTTCATTACTGGCACAGGGTTCATAAAATGCATGCCAATTACCTGATCCGCCCGCTTCGTTGCTGCGGCAATTTCTGTGATTGGGAGTGATGATGTGTTCGATGCTAATATCGCATGCTTTGGTGCCACCTCATCCAGTTCACCAAATACCTTTCTTTTCACGTCCATATTTTCAACAACAGCTTCAATCACCAGATCACACGACTCCGCATCCTTTAATTGTGAAGATGGCGTAAGTCGATTTAATGTATCCGATTTACTTTGAGCGGTTATTCTCTCTTTTTCAACGGCGCGCGTTAATATTTTGTCAATATTCTTCATTCCTTTATCAAGGTCGTCTTCATTCCTATCATTTACTAGCACATCAAATCCAGCTTGAGCACAAACCTGGGCAATTCCTGCTCCCATTTGTCCAGCACCGATGACCATCACTTTTTGTATTGCCATTAGTTGAATTCCTCCTTTGTTAGTTGGTCCTTTTCGCTTTACCTTTTGCGGCTGTCAAGAGGTGGATAAGGTATCGCCTTACCCCTTGCACCAGCACACCGGAAACGTCGTCTTATAGTTTAAGAGCCGTCCCCGAATGTGCGAGCGCACTGGTATCCGGGCGCGCTTCTATTCCTTAGGCACTTCGATTAACACAGCATCGCCCTGGCCACCGCCACTGCATATGGCTGCAATGCCTAGACCACCGCCGCGTCTTTTTAATTCGTAGATTAATGTTAAAATAATACGTGCCCCGCTTGCACCAATTGGGTGACCCAATGCGACTGCCCCGCCATTCACATTAACTTTCTCATTATCAATGCCGGCAATTTTCCCACTGGCCAATGAGACAGCTGCGAATGCTTCATTGATTTCAAATAAGTCAATTTCATCTTTGGCATGACCTGTTTTTTCCAATAATTTATTGATCACCAAGCCAGGTGTTTGTGGGAAATCTTTCGCTTCTACTGCTACTTCTGCATGACCAATCACTGTTGCCATCGGTGTCTTTCCTATTTCTGCAGCTTTTTCATCCGACATAACAACAAATGCACAGGCGCCGTCGTTAATTCCAGGTGCATTCCCCGCTGTAATCGTACCGTTGGGATCAAATGCTGGACGTAATTTTGCTAGTGTCTCTGGTGTTGTGTCCTTACGCGGTGCTTCATCCGTGTTAACAACGACTGGATCTCCTTTACGTTGCTTCACTTCCAATGGCGTAATTTCTTCCGCAAATTTCCCATCTTCAATCGCTTGGATTGCACGACTATGACTGCGAGCAGACCATTCATCCTGTGCTTCTCTTGTCAATTCGTATGCTTCCGCTGTTGAATTTCCATAATTACCCATATGAACCCCTTGAAACGAACAAGTTAATCCATCATGTACCATCATGTCTTTCACCGTTTTGTCACCCATCCGATTTCCCCAACGTGCATCTGGCAGAAAATAAGGTGCATTGCTCATGCTTTCCATTCCACCAGCTACAATTACCTCTTCATCACCTAAACGAATGAGCTGATCTGCCAATGTCACACTGCGTAAACCAGATGCACAGACCTTATTGATCGTTTCCGTTTTAACATCCCATGGAATACCTGCTTTTCGAGCTGCTTGACGTGACGGAATTTGTCCTTGGCCACCCTGGAGGACCGCCCCCATAATTACTTCATCAATTTGCTCCCCGCCTTCTAGTCCAGCACGGCGTAAAGCCTCTTCGATTGCTTTCCCCCCAAGATCGGATGCTGTAAATGGCTTTAGACTTCCTCCAAATTTCCCAAATGGTGTTCTTGCCCCTGAAACGATAACCGTTTTTCTCATGAATAACCGCTCCTTCTTTTTATTGGTAACGCTTTCCTATTATTCTATCATACATTCTAAACGATTTAATCATACCATTTGATTGAACGCTCGCTCAATTTATTTTCCAGAAAAGATTGCTAATGCCACTTATGACGCTAGCAATCTTTTCTGAATCTATTCTATGCTGTTTGTGCGTGTTCTTCTACGAAAACGGATAATGCTAGAATTTCTGCAACGTCCATTGTGCTGATATCTTCTTCAACGTCTTTTGCTTTTGTTCCATCACTTAACATCGTTAGACAGAATGGACATGCACTTGAGATCATCGTCGGTTCAACTTCCATTGCTTGTTCCGTACGCGCTTCATTAATACGGTTGCCAGTCGTATCTTCTGACCACATTAGTCCTCCACCTGCTCCACAGCACATTCCGTTCTCTTTGCTGCGTTTCATTTCAACCAGGTCCAGTCCAGGAATTGATTTTAAGATCTCCCTCGGTGGATCATATACGCCATTATATCTACCTAAGTAACAAGAATCATGGTAGGTTAATCGTTGGTTAATTTCCCGTTGTGGTTCTAGCTTTCCATTCATGACAAGGTCGTACATTAATTGCGTATGATGGTAAACCTCGGCTTCATAACCAAAATCCGGATATTCGTTCTTGAAAATATTATATGCGTGTGGATCGATAGTAACAATCTTTTTCACATTATTTTTTTCAAATTCTTTAATGTTTTTCTCCGCGATTTCCTGGAATAAAAACTCATTTCCGATACGACGAGCTGTATCGCCTGAATTTGCTTCTTTGTTCCCTAATATTGCAAAGCTAACGCCAGCTTTATTCATTAGTTTCGCAAACGCAATTGCAATTTTTTGACTGCGGCTGTCATATGCACCCATTGAACTTACCCAAAACAGATATTCGAAATCTTTATCTTCTTTTTGCAGTTCTTTTACTGTTGGGATATGAACAGACTCATCAATGTCACGCCATTTAATACGGTCTTTTTTGGATAGTCCCCAAGGATTTCCTTGACGCTCAATATTCATTACCGCACGTTGTGCATCAGGATCCATTTTACCTTCTGTCATGACAAGGTAACGACGCATATCAATAATTTGACCAACATGTTCATTGCTTACAGGACAAGCATCTTCACATGCGCGGCAAGTGGTACATCCGCTCA
Proteins encoded:
- a CDS encoding TetR/AcrR family transcriptional regulator yields the protein MKQDQILSSVKDQELIEKRRSQIVQGAITLFKEKGFHRTTTREIARESGFSIGTLYEYIRTKEDVLFLVVDAIHHQVRDRLEAKIDLEHPSIENFVSVVESYFRLMDDMQEEVLILYQEVKSLKEESKDYVLRKERDMVRMLERVIVTCLPIDISKLDADLLANNIFIQGQMWGFRRWILQKEFTLETYIDRQIHYLLKGLAIDSTSSDWNINK
- the meaB gene encoding methylmalonyl Co-A mutase-associated GTPase MeaB, whose translation is MHEIVQRMQNKEIRALARAITMIENDHPEKLQLLSDVFSLKKGARYVGITGSPGAGKSSLVNRLVTHIRDEGKTVAIIAVDPTSPFSGGALLGDRVRMNQHFTDDGVYIRSMATRGSLGGLARATKDAIRVCDAYGFDVVIVETVGVGQSELDIMKIVDTTAVMLTPNSGDVLQIFKAGIMEIADLFIINKADLPGFGKLKSLLRELVMMTATEKHETAIVKTITTENKGIDKLWEKMKEHYDYLYSTAEGENRRIRQQELEVYELIREEIWRDVKYFIDNNAELPSIEATSDPYQLASDWFEKWKKEEGS
- a CDS encoding acyl-CoA dehydrogenase — protein: MDFQLTDEQEMLRKMVRDFAVNDVEPTAAERDEEERFDRGIFDKMAELGLTGIPWPEEYGGIGSDYVSYCIAVEELSRVCASTGVTLSAHISLASWPLYTYGTEAQKKNFLSRLATGEALGAYALSEPGAGSDVVAMKTTAKEDGDDYILNGSKVWITNGGVADIYIVFAKTDADAKHKGISGFIVEKGTEGFTFGKKEKKLGIRSSPTTELIFENCRIPKENMLGAEGEGFKIAMTTLDGGRNGIASQALGIAQGALDASVNYAKEREQFGKPIANNQGISFKLADMATEIEASRLLTYQAAWLESQGKPYGKASAMSKLFAGDAAMRITVEAVQVFGGYGYTKDYPVERYMRDAKITQIYEGTNEIQRMVIGRMVTK
- a CDS encoding acyl-CoA dehydrogenase, which produces MNIYFTEEQEMMRKMVRDFAQKEVAQEVERMEQEDRFPEEIIQKMGELGLMGIPIPEKYGGSGMDYTSYILAINELAKVSATLGVILSVHTSVGTNPILKFGTEDQKDHYLPKLASGEYLGAFAVTEPGAGSDVASMKTTAKKDGDHYILNGSKVFITNGGMADTYITFARTGEGPKGISGFIVEKDTPGLVIGKKEKKMGLHGSSTVQLNFDQCVIPKEQLLGNEGDGFNVAMANLNVGRIGIAAQALGIGEAALEHAIAYAKEREQFGKPIANNQGISFKLADMATEVEAAKLLVYNVASMAERDLPCSKEASMAKMYASKTAMNAAIEAVQIYGGYGYTEDYPAERFFRDAKVTEIYEGTNEIQHIVIAKNLLKD
- a CDS encoding 3-hydroxybutyryl-CoA dehydrogenase; this encodes MAIQKVMVIGAGQMGAGIAQVCAQAGFDVLVNDRNEDDLDKGMKNIDKILTRAVEKERITAQSKSDTLNRLTPSSQLKDAESCDLVIEAVVENMDVKRKVFGELDEVAPKHAILASNTSSLPITEIAAATKRADQVIGMHFMNPVPVMKLVEIIRGLQTSDETYGAIETMTTHLSKTPVEVEDFPGFVSNRILMPMINEAIFTLHEGVASREDIDTVMKLGTNHPMGPLTLADFIGLDTCLYIMEVLHDGFGDSKYRPCPLLRNYVKAGWLGKKSGRGFYLYD
- a CDS encoding acetyl-CoA C-acetyltransferase — translated: MRKTVIVSGARTPFGKFGGSLKPFTASDLGGKAIEEALRRAGLEGGEQIDEVIMGAVLQGGQGQIPSRQAARKAGIPWDVKTETINKVCASGLRSVTLADQLIRLGDEEVIVAGGMESMSNAPYFLPDARWGNRMGDKTVKDMMVHDGLTCSFQGVHMGNYGNSTAEAYELTREAQDEWSARSHSRAIQAIEDGKFAEEITPLEVKQRKGDPVVVNTDEAPRKDTTPETLAKLRPAFDPNGTITAGNAPGINDGACAFVVMSDEKAAEIGKTPMATVIGHAEVAVEAKDFPQTPGLVINKLLEKTGHAKDEIDLFEINEAFAAVSLASGKIAGIDNEKVNVNGGAVALGHPIGASGARIILTLIYELKRRGGGLGIAAICSGGGQGDAVLIEVPKE